A single window of Nicotiana sylvestris chromosome 3, ASM39365v2, whole genome shotgun sequence DNA harbors:
- the LOC104226715 gene encoding epimerase family protein SDR39U1 homolog, chloroplastic, translating to MELCRVPAATTAFAWTNSISSTLQLPQILFVGGGSKRFRIWCVNGNIESQKESQMVVSVTGATGFVGKRLVQRLQADKHQIRVLTRSRSKAQSIFPVKDFPGLVIAEEPEWRNCIEGSTAVVNLAGMPISTRWSPEIKKEIKQSRIRVTSKVVDLINNSQDDDRPKVLISASAVGYYGTSKTRVFDEQSSSGNDYLAEVCREWEGAALKVNKDVRLALIRIGVVLGKDGGALAKMIPIFMMFAGGPLGSGNQWFSWIHLDDLVDLIYEALSNPSYKGVINGTAPNPVRLAEMCEQLGSVLGRPSWLPVPEIALKAVLGEGASVVLDGQKVVPTRAKELGFPFKYRYIKDALKAIMS from the exons ATGGAGCTATGCAGAGTACCAGCTGCTACTACTGCATTTGCATGGACAAATTCCATCTCCTCTACCCTTCAACTCCCTCAAATTCTCTTT GTAGGAGGTGGGTCTAAAAGATTCAGAATTTGGTGTGTGAATGGAAACATTGAGTCTCAGAAG GAAAGTCAGATGGTTGTATCAGTTACTGGAGCTACTGGATTTGTTGGGAAAAGATTGGTGCAAAGATTGCAAGCAG ATAAGCATCAGATTCGAGTGTTAACAAGGTCAAGATCCAAAGCACAATCAATATTTCCGG TTAAAGATTTTCCAGGACTTGTAATTGCTGAGGAGCCAGAGTGGAGAAACTGCATTGAAGGTTCAACAGCTGTTGTAAATTTGGCTGGAATGCCCATTAGTACTAGATGGTCCCCTGAG ATCAAGAAAGAGATCAAGCAAAGCAGGATTAGAGTAACCTCCAAG GTTGTGGATTTAATCAATAATTCACAGGATGATGATCGCCCCAAAGTTTTAATAAGTGCATCAGCAGTTGGTTATTATG GAACCAGTAAGACTCGAGTGTTTGATGAGCAAAGTTCGTCTGGAAATGACTACTTAGCTGAG GTTTGTAGAGAATGGGAGGGAGCTGCACTCAAAGTCAATAAAGATGTCAGGCTTGCTCTAATTCGCATTGGTGTTGTCCTTGGAAAAGATGGTGGTGCTTTAG CTAAAATGATCCCAATCTTCATGATGTTTGCTGGGGGACCTTTGGGCTCTGGAAACCAATG GTTTTCATGGATTCATTTGGACGACCTTGTAGATCTAATATATGAAGCTCTATCCAATCCATCCTATAAAG GGGTGATTAATGGAACAGCGCCAAACCCTGTTAGGCTGGCAGAAATGTGTGAACAACTGGGATCTGTTTTAGGGCGACCTTCGTGGCTACCAGTACCAGAAATTGCACTCAAAGCTGTCCTTGGAGAGGGTGCATCTGTG gtgttggatgggCAGAAGGTGGTTCCAACGAGGGCCAAGGAGTTGGGTTTTCCATTCAAATACCGATATATCAAAGACGCTCTGAAAGCAATCATGTCATGA